The genomic interval CGCAGAGAGAGGTTGACCGACGTGGCTGGAACCAAGACCGAGAAGATTCGCCAGCAGGAGCTTCGTCAGCCGGACACCTTCCAGAAGGTTGGCGCTGACGCGCGTGACTGGCTCATCCAGCGCCAGAAGCTCATCGGCATCGGCGTGGCCGTCATCATCGTGGGTGGCGTGGGCGTGGCCATCGCCAGCGAGGTGTCCAAGCGCGGCGAGGCGAAGGCCGCCCAGGCGCTGGGCCAGGCGCTCGCCGTCCTGGATCGCGGCGTGGAGGGCGTGCAGCCCGCGCAGCCTGGTGACACGGACGCCCCCTTCAAGAACCTGAAGGAGCGCGATGAGGCGCTGGTGACGGCGCTGACCGACTTCCGCAAGGAGCACGCGGGGACCCGTTCCGCGGCCACCGCGGGCCTGTCGCTGGGCGAGGCCCAGTTCCGTCTGGGCCGCTTCGCGGACGCGCAGTCCACGTTCACCGGGTTCCTGAAGGACGCGGCGCAGAACGACCCGCTCCGCGCGGGCGCGCTGGAGGGCCAGGGCTACGCGTTCGAGGCGGAGAAGAAGTTCGACGACGCCATCAAGTCCTTCGAGCAGATGGCCTCGGCGGGCGGCGGGGAGTTCCTGGTCGGCATGGGCGCCTACCACAAGGGGCGGATGCTCATCGCCCAGGACAAGAAGGAAGAGGCCGCCGGGGTTCTTCAGAAGGTGTCGGCGGACCACCCGAACACGGCCGCGGCGCGGCTGGCCAGCGAGAGGCTGGCGGTGCTGGCCTCGCAGGGCGTGAAGATTCCGACTCCGGCGCAGGCCGCGCCGGTCGCTGGCACGGACGCGGGGTAGCACGCGCGCTATGACGAAGCAGCTCGTGAGCTGGAAGCATTGGCTGGGGAGCGCCGTGGCGGTCGGTCTCCTGAGCGGTTGCAGTACCCTGCCGCGCTACGGCAATCCGGAGCTGCCTCGTACAGAGCAGGCGCCACCGCTGGACTACTTCTCGGTGAACTGGTGGGCGCCGCTGGTTGCGCCCACCCTCCTGGAGTACGCCCCTCGCGAGGTCGCCACTCCGGCGTACGACGCGCGCAGCAAGACGGTCATCGCCGCGACGCGGGATGGTTCCGTCCGTGGCGTGGGCCCGGATGGGAAGGTCAAGTGGACCAAGCACACGAGCACTCGCTTCTCGGCGGGGGCCACGGTTCATGATGGCATCGCCTTCGTCCCCGGCGCGGACGGCACGCTGTACGCGCTGGATGCCGCGACGGGCGAGCAGAAGTGGCAGTACGTGGCGGGCGAGTCCCTGGCCACGGCCCCTGTCGTCGCCGAGGGGTTGGTGTTGGTGGCCTCGGAGAGCGACACCCTGTTCGCGGTGAAGGCCGCCGACGGCGTCTGGGCCTGGCAGTACCGGAGGGATCCTCCGTCGGGCTTCACGGTGCGGGGCGCGTCGGCTCCGCTGGTCCGCGACGGCAATGTCTACGTCGGCTTCTCCGATGGCTACATCGTGTCCCTCAGCATGAAGGACGGCGCGGCCAACTGGGAGAAGTCACTGTCGGGCTCCGGCAACGAGTTCCTGGACGTGGACACCACTCCGGCGATGGACGATCACGGGCAGCTCTACGTGGCGTCCTACAAGAATGGCGTCTACGCGCTCAGCGCGGACTCCGGCGACGTGGTCTGGACGAACGCCGTGAGCGGCATGACGTCGCTGCTGGCGCGCGGACAGATGCTGTTCGTGGTGGGTGATGGCCGGGTGGATGCCTATCTGGCCGAGGACGGACGGCTCCTCTGGTCGCATCGTCTGGGCGAAAGGGCCGGATTCACTCCGGTGTTCGCCAAGGGAATGCTGCTCGTGCCCAACCAGCGCTCGCTGTTGTTCCTGGACCCGAAGACGGGCCAGTCGCGCGTGTCGTGGAACCCGGGCGCGGGTGTCTCGGCCGCGCCCTTCGTGGCGGGCTCGCAGTTGTTCGTGCTCTCCAACAACGGCGTCCTGTACTCGCTCGATTTCAACGGGCTGAAGGGGTGACGGCCGTGGCGACCCGGACGGTCCGCGTGGTGGCGGCGCTGATTCCAGGTCCTCGCGACGGTCAGCGCTTTCTGGTGCAGCAGCGGCTCCCGGGTGGAAGCCGCGCGCTCCTGTGGGAGTTCCCCGGCGGCAAGGTGGAGGCCGGGGAGACGGACGAGGCCGCGCTTGCCCGGGAGTGCCGCGAGGAATTGGACGTGGAGCTCTCCGTGGGACGGCGGCTGTGGGAGGGCCGTCACTCGTATCCCGACCTGACGGTGGAGCTGGTGCTCTACGGAGCGCGGCTGGTGTCGGGTGAGCCCAAGCCCCTGGGCGCGCATGCGCTGGCGTTCAAGACGCCCGCAGAGATGCAGTCACTGCCGTTCTGCGAGGCGGACATTCCGCTGCTGGACGACCTGGTGGCGGGAAGGCTGGGCGCGCTCGATTGATGCTGCAGCGGACGTTCCAGCACATCCCTGGCGTGGGCCCCTGGCGCGAGAAGGACCTTTGGGCGCGGGGCTTCAAGACGTGGGACGACTATCCGGCGGCGGGCGAAGGCGTGGCCATCACCCGGAAGACGGATGACATCGCGCGAGAGCGGATTGCGCTGGCTCGGGAGGCGCTGGAGCGCCGGGATTTGCGGCGGCTCGCGGAGCTGATTCCTCCTCGCGAGCACTGGCGGCTGTATCCGGAGTTCCATCAGGACGCCGTCTACTTCGACATCGAGACGGATGGCCGCGAGGCACAGGCTCCCACGGTGGTGAGCCTGTTTGACGCCTCGGGGCTGCACGTGTTCATCCAAGGCCGGAACATGGACGCCTTGCCGGAGGCCATGGCGGCTCGCCGGTTGTGGGTGACCTTCAACGGCTCCACGTTCGATGTGCCCGTGCTGCGGAACTACTTTGGTCCCGGGCGTTTCCCGGTGCCGGATGCGCATATCGATCTGCGCTTCGTCACGCGCCGGCTGGGCATGGGCGGTGGGCTGAAGGAGATCGAAGGAAAGATTGGCGCCGAACGTCCGCCGCACATGAAAGGCGTCAATGGCTATGACGCCGTGCTGCTGTGGCGTGCGTACACGCGGCGCGGCGACGTGGAGGCGCTGCGGTTCCTGGTCGAGTACAACCTGTATGACTCGTTCCAGCTCCGCACGCTGATGGACGTGGCGTACAACCGCGGCGCGGATGACTTGAACCAGGACGTGCCTCGGCTGCCCGTGTTCGAGCGCGGCGACGTGCTGTACGACGTGAGCCGCATCATCCTGGAGCTCGGGCCCACGGAGCGGGATCTCCAGACGCTCGCGCGGGTCCGCGCCGAAGAGCAGCTCCCCTGATTTGGGTCGAGCCCGAGGCGGGCAGGGGGCCTCGGTGACGCTGTGTCCAGTAGTGGACCTCGAATGCCGCGGATGGGCCGGGATTCCTGGGGCGCGGGGATGCTTGGAATGTGACCCGGGGGCATTTGTACGAAGGGATGTCTCCTTGGGAGGAATACACACATGAGCGACCCGACTGACCCGACCCCGAACATCGAGGAGGCTCCCAAGAGCGGCTCGACCGGAAAGCTCGTCGCGATGGGAGTGGTGGTCGCGGCGGTGGCCGGAGGGGCTGTGTACCTGGGGCTGCGCAATGCGCCGGAGATGCCGACCGCGGTCGTGGAGGCTCCGCGTATTGAAGACGCGGGTGTTCCGGTCGCTCCGTCCGTGCCAGAAGCGTCATTGCCAGAGAGCGACGGCCGGGTCCGGGAGCTGGCGGGCCGGATGTCGGAGGCCGAAGAGCTTTCCAAGTGGCTTCAGGAGAAGGACCTGGTTCGCCGGGTGACGGCGGCCGTGAACAATGTCGCGGCGGGCGACAGTCCTCGGATGGTGCTGGGGTTCCTCAAGCCGGCCGACGCGTTCCAAGTGGCCGAGGCGAAGGACAAGACGCTGACCATCGACCCGAAGAGCCATGCCCGGTACGACCTGGTGGCGCGCGTGGTCGATACGTTCGACGTACAGGTCGCTGGGAGCATGTACCGCGACCTCAAGCCGCTCATCGACCAGGCCCATCGAGAGATCGCGCCGCCGGGCCAGGCGTTTGACGCCACGTTTGGCCGTGCCATCCAGCACTTGTTGGCGGTTCCAGTGCCGGAGGGCGCGCTGGAGGTCCGGCCACACGGCGGCCTCTATGTCTACGTGTCGCCGGAGCTCGAGGGACTGAGCGCCGCGCAAAAGCATCTGCTGCGGATGGGGCCGCAGAACATCCGGCTCATCCAGGCGAAGCTGCGTGAGCTTCAAAAGGCGCTCGGCCTGCCACCCGTGGCCGAGCGCGAATAGGCGCTACTTGCGCTTCTTTTTCTTCGCAGGAGGCGCCGGGGGCGCGGGCTTTTCCTTTTCGCCGGCGACCTGGAACGTGGCCCGGAGTTCCTCGACGTCGCGGCCCAGGTTGTCGGTGAAGGACGTTCCGGTCTGCGCATCCACGACCAGGGTGTACTGGAAGCCGGTCTTGAGCGGATGCGGCAGCTTGATGACGTAGACGAGGCCGGAGTCGGATTCCTCGGCGGTGTCGTCGGAGACCATGGCGCGTTCGGCCTCGTCGAAGAGTCGGACGCGGTAGTTGCGCAGGCCCTGGGTCGTTCGCAGTTCGAGCGTTGAGGTCTGTTCGATGAGGGGCTTTTCGCCAGGCTCCAGGGTGACCTGAGTGAAGCCAGCCTCGGTCGCCAGATAGCTGAGCGTGAATTGGGTCGGCGGCGGGGTCTTGGGGGCCTCGGGGGGCTGGGCGGTGCCAGAGTCAGGCGCCGTGTCCGGAGTCTTGTCGGGGCAACCCGTCAGGAGCAGCGCGCCGCAGATGATGGCCGAGGCGAGGCCGGTTCGAAGCAGATGCATGTGCCGGCTACGGTATGCGCCCAGGTCCCATGCGAGAAGCGCGGACTCGGCGAGTTCGCGCGGGCGAGGGCTGGCTGCAGGCCCAGGCGACATGCTCGGCGCGATGCCCGGTGACCGCCGGAGTCCTGGTGGCCCGAGACCCAAGACTGGAGACCGGAATGTGGTGCCGGTGGGCGGGCAAACGGGCCGTCGGTGAGCCCATCAGGTCCCAGCGAGGTCCGCGGCGAATCGAGGGGCCGGGAGGCCCGAAATGAACCCCCAGAAACCCCACCCCCACAGAATGCCGTAAGGTCCGATAACATGCGTTCAGGCCAGAGGCTTGTTTTCCCTCGTTGTTCAGTGGTAGGGATCGAGCAATTTCATGCGTCGCGCGCAATGTTCGGCCCCACTCGCGTCCTGAGTCAGGACGGCAGAAATCGGCCGTTAGCGCGGCGTAGCTCAACGCATCCGGTTCCGGGGCCCGTATCTGTGTCGGCCCACGTTGCTAGCGCGGGACCATCAGAATGCCGCTGGAGTTGCTAGCTCCAGACGTGCTCAGGGCCCGGTTTGGCGCGCTAACGCCAACCGGGCCCGCCCTTTTTCAAGGCGGATTGCACAAACTTACGACTTGCGCGGGCAAGTATTCAAGCCCTCTCACTGATGAGGGTGCAA from Myxococcus stipitatus carries:
- a CDS encoding tetratricopeptide repeat protein, with the protein product MAGTKTEKIRQQELRQPDTFQKVGADARDWLIQRQKLIGIGVAVIIVGGVGVAIASEVSKRGEAKAAQALGQALAVLDRGVEGVQPAQPGDTDAPFKNLKERDEALVTALTDFRKEHAGTRSAATAGLSLGEAQFRLGRFADAQSTFTGFLKDAAQNDPLRAGALEGQGYAFEAEKKFDDAIKSFEQMASAGGGEFLVGMGAYHKGRMLIAQDKKEEAAGVLQKVSADHPNTAAARLASERLAVLASQGVKIPTPAQAAPVAGTDAG
- a CDS encoding ribonuclease H-like domain-containing protein, whose protein sequence is MLQRTFQHIPGVGPWREKDLWARGFKTWDDYPAAGEGVAITRKTDDIARERIALAREALERRDLRRLAELIPPREHWRLYPEFHQDAVYFDIETDGREAQAPTVVSLFDASGLHVFIQGRNMDALPEAMAARRLWVTFNGSTFDVPVLRNYFGPGRFPVPDAHIDLRFVTRRLGMGGGLKEIEGKIGAERPPHMKGVNGYDAVLLWRAYTRRGDVEALRFLVEYNLYDSFQLRTLMDVAYNRGADDLNQDVPRLPVFERGDVLYDVSRIILELGPTERDLQTLARVRAEEQLP
- a CDS encoding DUF3014 domain-containing protein, encoding MSDPTDPTPNIEEAPKSGSTGKLVAMGVVVAAVAGGAVYLGLRNAPEMPTAVVEAPRIEDAGVPVAPSVPEASLPESDGRVRELAGRMSEAEELSKWLQEKDLVRRVTAAVNNVAAGDSPRMVLGFLKPADAFQVAEAKDKTLTIDPKSHARYDLVARVVDTFDVQVAGSMYRDLKPLIDQAHREIAPPGQAFDATFGRAIQHLLAVPVPEGALEVRPHGGLYVYVSPELEGLSAAQKHLLRMGPQNIRLIQAKLRELQKALGLPPVAERE
- a CDS encoding PQQ-binding-like beta-propeller repeat protein, coding for MTKQLVSWKHWLGSAVAVGLLSGCSTLPRYGNPELPRTEQAPPLDYFSVNWWAPLVAPTLLEYAPREVATPAYDARSKTVIAATRDGSVRGVGPDGKVKWTKHTSTRFSAGATVHDGIAFVPGADGTLYALDAATGEQKWQYVAGESLATAPVVAEGLVLVASESDTLFAVKAADGVWAWQYRRDPPSGFTVRGASAPLVRDGNVYVGFSDGYIVSLSMKDGAANWEKSLSGSGNEFLDVDTTPAMDDHGQLYVASYKNGVYALSADSGDVVWTNAVSGMTSLLARGQMLFVVGDGRVDAYLAEDGRLLWSHRLGERAGFTPVFAKGMLLVPNQRSLLFLDPKTGQSRVSWNPGAGVSAAPFVAGSQLFVLSNNGVLYSLDFNGLKG
- a CDS encoding (deoxy)nucleoside triphosphate pyrophosphohydrolase is translated as MTAVATRTVRVVAALIPGPRDGQRFLVQQRLPGGSRALLWEFPGGKVEAGETDEAALARECREELDVELSVGRRLWEGRHSYPDLTVELVLYGARLVSGEPKPLGAHALAFKTPAEMQSLPFCEADIPLLDDLVAGRLGALD